The window GGGCTGATGAAGTGCTGGCGGACGTCGAACTCGGTGAGCGCGCCCGCGAGCGAGTGGACCGTCCGGCCGTACTTCAGGTCGCCCATGATGCCGACCGTGATATCGTCGAGGCCGGCGTTCTCCCGGATGGTGTACAGGTCGAGCAGCGTCTGGGTCGGGTGCTGGCCGGCACCGTCGCCCGCGTTGATGACCGGCACGTCGACGAACTCGCTGGCCAGTTTGGCGGCACCTTCGCTGGGATGCCGGAGGACGAGCGCGTCGGCGTAGCCCGCCACAACGCGGACGGTGTCGGCGAGCGACTCGCCCTTCTTGACCGACGAGGACTCGACGGTCCCCATGTCGACGGTGTCGCCGCCGAGGCGTTTCATCGCGGTGTCGAAGCTCATCTTCGTCCGCGTGGACGGCTCGAAGAACAGCAGCCCGAGCAGGTCGTCGTCCCGGGCGACGCGCTCGCCGGCATCGAACTCGGCGGCGCGGTCCAGCACCGCCTCCACGTCGCCCCGCGACAGCTGTCTGGCGCTGATGAGGTGATCGTGCCGCATTACCGGAACCGCCGCCCCCCGCCGCCTTGAATCTCCCGACCCCACGGACCGTATTTGAAGCCGCGTTGATGTCCGGGCGTAGCTCCGCCGTTCGCCGTCCTGGGCGCCCACCAGATATCGGCCATAGACGCCCACAGACGCCACAATTCGACAGTCCCCGGTTCGAGATATCGCCCCGAAAAGGCCAGAACTGTTAAACCGAAGTAGATAGTAACCACTCCTCAATGGCGGACCGGCTACGGACAGGAATCGAGGTGCTCGACCGCAAGCTCGATGGAGGAATCCCTGCCGGTAGCATCGTCGCCCTCACCGCCGACCCCGCAAGTCAGGCCGAACTGTTCCTCTACGAACTCACGGCCACACGCGGGACGCTCTACATCTCCCTCGACCGGACCGGCGACGCCGTCACGGACTCCATCGCCAACTCCCCCACCGCGACCGGGAGCCCGACGGTCCGCGACGTGGCCGGCGAGGCACCGCTGGACAACGCGGCCAAACTGGTCTCGGCGCTCCCCGAATCGTCGAACCTCATCGTCGACCCGCTGAACATCCTCGAGAGCCAGGAGCCCGCCCGCTTCCGGAACTTCATGAACGAGCTCCAGAACCACATCTACAACACGGGCTCGCTGGCGCTCCTGCACTGTCTCGATGGCCACTACATCCCGGACCTGCGCGATACGACACTCCACATGTCGGATATCGTCTTCGACCTGAAGACCATCGAGAGCGGCGACAACATCGAGAACCGCCTCGCCGTCCCCAAGTTCCGCGGCGGGCGGGCGCTCAACGACATCATCAAGCTGGAGCTGTCCGAGGAGGTCGCCATCGACACCTCCCGGGACATCGCGTAGGAACCCCAGACACTCGGGTGGGCCCGTCCCCTCGGGCGGTTGAACCGTCGCCAGATTCACCATCGGCGCGCGTCGACCCTCGACCGATGACCGGGACCCTGGACGAGACATACGTCGCGGCGCTCCAGCACGACCTGGTCGAGCCCGGGGATGCGACGCTCGTCGGGGTCGTCCGTCGCCCGACGGGCTGGTTCCGGGCCGCGACCGACGAGAACCGGCCGGCACTCGGCCCCCCGGAGGCACTCCTCGAGGAAGCCAAGGACCGGACCGAGGAGCTGAAGCGCCGGGGGATGTGCGACGAGGGGGCGCACAACGCTGCGTGGGAGGAGACCGACTTCGCTCGGCGCTACCGCGAGTTCCTCGACGCCGACGACACGGCACACGACGCCCTCGACAACCTCGCCGCCCGTGTCGACGACGGCGAGGACGTCTGGCTGGTCTGCTTCGAGGGCGACGGGAAGCGGTGTCACCGCCACACGCTCCTCGCGTACCTCCGCGAGCAGTTCTGACGCCGGCCGGTCGGCGGCGACTCCCGGGAGCGCGGCGCTTAACCCGCGCGGCGCCGTCACTCCGTGTATGGTCGACCAACGCAACGAGGCGACGGAGCCCGCCGGTGACCGACTGGAGACGATGCGGCCGAATCCGGCCTGGGACGAGGAGTCCTACGCCGACGCCGTGGAGACGCTGGCGGCACTCCCCGGCGATACCGTCGTGAAGGTGTGGGGCGGCGACTGGTGCAAGGACTGCCGCAAGCAGCTCCCGGACTTCGGCGCCGCCCTGGAGGCCGCCGGCATCACCGGCGACCGCGTCGAACACCACCCCGTCGAGAAGGCCGAGGACGGCTCGAAGGTCGGCCCGCAGGTCGAGGCGTACGACATCGAACTCATCCCGACCGTCGTGGTCGAAGCCGGCGACGGCGAGGAGCTCGCGCGCTTCGTCGAGGAGGAGCCCGTCCCCATCGTCGTCGCGCTCGCCGAGCAACTCGGCTCCCGGGATAGCTGACGACGACACAACAGCTGCCGAGCCATATTCGTAAACCGATAATAGTTTTAATTACTTGCCTATTTCTCTTTTTCCCGTCCGAATATCGAGACATCAGCAGAACGCAGCGGGACGGCTCAGTCCTCGCTTCCAGGCCCGAGGTCCGCTGCCCACTCCAGGGCTTCCGCGAGGTCGTGGGTCGGCGGCGAGCAGGTCCGCGACCGGCAGGCGTACACCGTCGGCTCGCCGTCGCGGGCCTCGCGGCCGGCCCAGATGGGCGGTGCCGCGTCGACGCCGAGGGTGTCGAGCCAGTCGCCGAGCGCGCCGTCCGCCGCGGGCCGTCGGGCGAGCAGGCGCTCGGGCAGGTAGGTGGTCGCGAGCGTGGTCCGCCACGCCTCGGGCAGGTCACCAGCGACGGTGAGTTCCAGCGGCCCGACGGCCACGTCGTCGGCCGCCAGCGTCAGCGTCGGGTGCTTGAGCGGGTTCTCCTCCAGGGTAGTGGCGTGGGTTCCGACGACGCTCGCAGCGACCTCGCCGAATCGGTCGTGGTCGACGAAGCCGTCGAGGGCGGCGAGCAGGCGGGTGGCGACGCCCGCGCTGGACGGTGTCGAGGAGTCACCGAGCTCCTGCGGCCGCGCGACCAGCGACTCCCCGCCGGCGGGCGTGAAGTAGAGCGTTCCCTGCTCCGCGTCCCAGAAGGAGTCCTCGATGCACCGTGCCAGGTCGAGTGCGAACGCGAGGTGCTCGACATCGCCGGTCGCCTCGTAGCACGCCAGCGCGCCGCGGCCGAGGAAGGCGTAGTCCTCGAGGTAGCCGTCGATGCCGGCGTCGCCGTCCTTCCAGCGCCGCTGGAGGCGACCGACCGTGTCGTCGGCATCCGCGTCGGCGCCGGCGGCCGGCACGCCCTCGGGGTCCCACAGTCGCTCGTGCACGAACGCGAGCGCGTCCGTGGCGAGGTCGGCCCAGCGGTCGTCCTCAAGGACGAGCGCCCCCTCGGCGAGGGCGGCGACAGCGAGGCCGTTCCAGCCCGCGAGGACCTTCTCGTCGCGTCGCGGCCGGGGTCGGTCGGAGCGAGCTGCCTGCAGCGTCCCGGTGGCCGCATCGAGACGCTCGCGGGCCGCTGCCTCGTCGAGACCGTGCTCGTCGGCGAGGGCCGGGACCGACGTGGCGAGCGTCAACACCGATAGCCCAGCCTCGAAGTTGCCGGGCTCGGTCACGCCGAAGCGGTCACAGCAGAGGTCGGCGTCGAGGTCGTCGTGGTCGCCGTACTCGTCGAGGGCGTTCCGTATCTCGTCGGGTGTCCAGGCGTAGAAGGCGCCCTCCTCGACCTCACCGGCCCCGCCCTCACGGTGGTCGAGTGGCGGGCTCCGGGCGTCGAGCGTGGCGTAGAAACCGCCCTCGGGGTGGCGCATCTCGGCGTCGAGGAAGTCGAACGTCTCCCGGACGACCTCGGCGTAGCGCTCGTCGCCCGTGACCTGGTAGCCGGCGAGGAACGCGCGGGGGATCTCGGCGTTGTCGTACAGCATCTTCTCGAAGTGGGGAACCGTCCACGAGCGGTCCGTACAGTAGCGGTGGAAGCCGCCGCCGAGGTGGTCGTACAGGCCACGGTTCGCCATCGCGACCAGCGTCTCCTCGACGACCGCGCGGTAGGGTCCGCGTCCCGTGCGCTGGTGGGCACGCAGGAGGACGTGGAGGCGGCCGGGCTGGGGGAACTTCTGTCCCCGGCCGAAGCCGCCGTGCTCGCGGTCGGCCGACCGGAGCGCCGCGGACGCGGCCACGTCGAGGAAGTCGGCGTCCGGCGACTCGGCGGGCTGGTCGGGCACCGCCTCCAGTTCGCCGCGGGCAGCGGCAGCCCACTGCTCGGCGCGGTCCTCGATATCCTCGCGCTCCGCGGGGTCCGACCAGTTCTCCCGGACGTCGCGCAGCAGCTGCAGGAAACCGGGCTGGCCCCGTTTCGGTTCCTTCGGGAAGTAGGTTCCCACGTAGAACGGCTTCCCCTCGGGCGTGAGGAACACGGAGAGGGGCCACCCCGCCTGCCCGCGGACGAGCTGGCAGACGGTGATGTACAGCGAGTCGATGTCCGGGCGCTCCTCGCGGTCGACCTTGATGGGAACGAACGACTCGTTGAGAACCTCGGCCACCTCCTCGTCCTCGAAGCTCTCCTCTTCCATCACGTGACACCAGTGGCAGGCCGAGTAGCCGATAGAGAGGAAGATGGGGACGTCCTGCTCGCGGGCGGCCGCGAGCGCCTCGTCGTCCCAGGGCTGCCAGTTGACGGGGTTGTCGGCGTGCTGCTGGAGGTACGGGGAGGCGGCGTCGTCCAGACGATTGCGGTCGACGGTGGGCATGGACGGGGGTTCGGCGGGGACGCGCAAAAGGCATCTGCCGAGCAGTTGCCAGCGGCCGACAGCCGCCGAGTGAACGAAACACATATACGGCCCGGGCGTGCCGTGCGAACGTGTCTCTTGCCAACGGCTCACAGACCTGGCCGTTCTCTGCCGACCTGCGGGCGAACCTGCGGGAACTGAAGCGAGCACGGCGGCACGGTGGCTGTCACGTCGAGTGCGACCGCGAGCGGGGCAACGCCACGCGGCTCCCCTGGAACACCGGCGGACTGTACGGCGGCTGGGGTGGGCACGCCCACCACGGCACCGAACCGGGGACGGAACGGACGCCCGTCGTGTTCGTCCACGGGAACCAGCGCGACGCCTGCGACTGGGAGGCCCACGCCGAGTTCTTCCTGCAGCGCGGCTATCTCGGCGACGAGTTGTGGGCCGTGACCTTCCGCGACGGGAGCCCCAGCCACCGCGAGATGGCGGCATCGCTGGCGGACTTCGTCGACCAGGTCCGCAACGAGACGGGTGCCGACGAGGTGTCGGTGGTAGCCCACAGCCTCGGGGTGACCGGCGTCCGGTGGTGGCTCTCGGAGTACGACGAGCACGACCACGTCGACAGCATGGTCGGCCTCGCCGGCGCCAACCATGGCTCCGTACTGAACCGGTGGGCCGACCGGGCCGGGATGTCCGATGGGACCTACAAGATGAGCCCGTTCCTCCGGGACGATTACCACCGTGACGAGGACCACCCGCTCGCGCGGCTGAACGCCGACGAGACGCCGGGCGACGTGGACTACTACACGCTCCGCGGGACCGAGGACCCGCTGTTCTGGGGCTGTCCGGAGAGTCCCGAGCTGGAGGGCGCGACCAACGTCGCGCTGGAGACCGACCACGACGGCGTCCGGACCGACCGGCGCGCCCGGGAACTGGTCTTCGAGTGGGTCGCCGGCGAGCATCCGTACGACCTCACCCTGCAGGTCGGCCTCCCCGACGGGGCGACGCGGTCCGACGACAGGTGACGCGGCCGCCACGGTCGGAAAGCAACCCTTAGGGGGCACCCGAACCCCGACTCGCCTATGAGCACGAGCAAGCACGAGCGGGTCCTGCTGGTCGGCGGCGGCGGGCGCGAGCACGCCGTCGCTCGGGCCGTCGACCGCGCCCAGGACGCCACGCTGTACGCCTGCGCGTCGAATCGAAATCCGGGCATCGACGCGCTGGCCGAGGAGTACCACCTCGTCGAGGCAGAGACCGACCCCGACGCGGTGGTCGGTGTCGCGCAGGACGTCGGCGCGACGCTGGCCGTCGTCGGGCCGGAGGCACCACTGCAGGCCGGCGTCACGGACGCCCTGGACGAGGCCGGCATCTACGCGTTCGCGCCGAAGGCCGACGAAGCCCGCATCGAGACGGACAAGCGCTTCCAGCGCGAGTTCATGCGCGATGAGGACATCCCGGGCTGCCCGGCGTTCGAAGCGTTCGAGGACGCCGACGAAGCCGCCGACTACGTTGCCTCGGTGGACCACGACGTCGCGGTCAAGCCCCGCGGACTCACGGGCGGCAAGGGCGTCCGCGTGACGGGCGACCAGCTCACCCAGTCCGAGGCCGTCGACTACGTCCGCGAGAGCGACTACGACGAGTGGGTCGTCGAGGAGCGCCTCGTCGGCGAGGAGTTCACCGTCCAGGCGTTCGTCGCCAACGGCTCGGTTCGCACCTCCCCAGCGGTGCAGGACCACAAGCGCGCCTACGAGGGCGACGAGGGGCCCAACACCGGCGGGATGGGCTCGTACACGGACGCCTCGTTCGAACTGCCATTCATGACCGGCGCCGACTACGACGCCGCCGTCGAGGTCATCGAGGCCGTCGTCGAGGCGCTGCCGGACTACAAGGGCATCCTCTACGGTCAGTTCATGCTGACCGCCGAGGGGCCGAAGGTGGTCGAGTTCAACGCCCGCTTCGGCGACCCGGAGGCGATGAACACGCTGCCCGTGCTGGAGACGGACTTCGTGGACCTCCTGCGTGACGCCCGCGCCGGGACGGAGCTCCCGGAACTCGCGTTCGACGCGCAGGCCACCGTCTGCAAGTACGCGGTGCCCGACGGCTACCCCACCGACCCCGAAGCGGGGGCGGAGGTCCGCATCGACGAGGCGTCCGCCGCTGACGTGGGAGCCCAGCTGTTCTACGCGAGCGTCGACGCCCGCGACGACGGCATCTTCACGACGACCTCCCGGTCGTTCGCGGTGGTCGGCGTCGCCGACACCATCGCCGCGGCCGAGGAACTCGCCGAGGCCGCGCTCGCCGAGGCCGGCGAGGAAGGACTGCGCGTGCGCCACGACATCGGGACGGCCGACCTCGTCCAGTCGCGTATCGACCACATGAACGAGCTGCGCGGCGAGTAAGTCTGAGGGGTACGCTCTTCTCGATTTTTCTTCCAGATTCTCGTCGAAATCTCGCCGTATATCGAGAATCCTCTGCTGCCATCGATACCTGAACGGCGGCGGCACGACCACCCGAACCAGTCACTCCCAGTGCCGCCCTCGACACGTCGGGCTTTTGCGCACCGACCACCTACGATGCTCCAGTGACCGATTCGCAGGAGGAGGCCGACTCCGACCCCGACGGGGACGAGTCCCCCGAGGAACCCCACGCCGACTTCCCCATCGACGCGTTCTACGACCTGCTGGAGGACCGCGAGCGGCCCGTCGTGACGGCCACGGAGGTCGCGACGGCGCTGGACTGCTCGCACGCGACCGCCGAGGACGCCCTGGCCGAACTCGTCGCGGAGGGCCGCGTCGAGCGCCAGTCCGTCGAGAACGACCCGGTCGTCTTCTACCCGACCGACTGGAAGGAGACGCAGGGGCGCGAGCGGACCGTCGTCTTCCCGAACCGGCGCGAGGTCATCATCGACCAGCCGAGCCAGTTCACCCGCGCACAGCTCTCGACGTTCGCGCGGCTGGAGGATGTCAACGGCGAGCGCGGCTACCGCTACGTCGTCCGCGAAGACGACATCTGGCGCGCGCCCCAGGAGACGTTCGAGGGGCTCCAGCGCTCGATGCGGCAGGCGCTCGGCGGCCAGTACGAGGCGCTGGAGGAGTGGGCCGAGGGGCAGTGGGAGCGCGCCCGCAAGTTCCGGCTCTACACGCACGACGAGGGGTACGTCGTTCTCGCGGCGGCGAGCGCCGACCTGCTCGGCAACGTCGCCGAACAGCACCTCGAAGAGGGTGTCCTCCGGGCGCGCATCGACGACACGGAGGCGTGGGTCGCCGAGGACCGCACCGCCGAGGTCAAGCGGGCGCTGTACGAGGCCGGCTACCCGGTGCTGGACGAGCGCTCGCTCGACGAGGGCGATACGTTGCCGATGGACCTGCACCTGCAGCTACGCGACTACCAGAACGACTGGGTCAAGCGGTTCATCTCGAAGGGCTCGGGCGTCCTCGTCGGGCCACCGGGCTCCGGGAAGACCGTCGCCGCGATGGGCATCATGGCGGCCATCGAGGGCGAGACGCTCATCCTCGTCCCCTCGCGCGAACTCGCGAGCCAGTGGCACGACGAGTTGCTCACCCAGACCTCGCTCACCGAGGAGCAGGTCGGCGAGTACCACGGTGGCCGCAAGGAGGTCCGGCCGGTGACCATCGCCACCTACCAGACCGCCGGGATGGACCGCCACCGGCACCTGTTCGACGACCGCAAGTGGGGCCTCATCGTCTACGACGAGGTGCATCACATCCCGGCGCCCATCGCCCGGCGGAGCGCACAGTTGCAGACCAAACACCGGCTCGGGCTCAGCGCGAGCCCCATCCGGGAGGACGAGAAGGAGGACGAGATATTCACCCTCGTCGGGCCGCCCGTCGGGACGAACTGGGAGGCGCTGTTCGAGGCCGGCTACGTCGCCGAGCCCGAGGTGGAGATCCGCTTCGTCCCGTGGGCCAGCGACCTCCACGAGGACGAGTACGCCGCCGAGCACGGCCACGAACGCCGGATGGTCGCCGCCACCAACCCGGCGAAGGCCGCCGAGATAGCGGCCATCCGCCGCGACCACGTCGGCGAGAAGACGCTCATCTTCGTCGAGTACATCGACCAGGGGAACCGCCTGGCCGACGAACTCGACATCCCGTTCGTGAGCGGCGAGACGCCACACGCGCGCCGCCGCAAGCTGTTCGAGGAGTTCCGAACGGGGCCACGCGACGCGCTCATCGTGAGCCGCGTCGGCGACGAGGGCATCGACCTGCCCGGCGCGGAGGTGGCCATCGCCGCCTCGGGTCTGGGTGGCTCGCGACGGCAGGGCGCCCAGCGCGCCGGGCGGACGATGCGCCCGGTCGGGAAGGCCCGGATGTACGTGCTGGCGACACGGGGGACGAAGGAGGAGGAGTTCGCCCGCCAGCGAACCCGCCACCTCGCCGCGAAGGGCGTCCGGGTCCGGGAGCGCGACAGCGTCGCGTGGTCGTTCGAGGCCGGCGAAGCGACACAGGTCGAGGACCGGGACGCGTCGGCGGAGGACTGAGATGGGCCACGTCCACCGCCGGACCCGAATCGCCGCGCCGCGCGAGCGCGTGTTCGACCTCGCGCGACACGTCGAGGCGCACGTCGCCACGATGCCCGAGGAGGAAGCCGTCGAGGGGACCGGCCTGCTCGAACTCGGGGACCGGGTCACCTTCCGCCAGCGGCAGTTCGGCGTTCCCTTCGAGCTCACGGCCGAGGTCGTCGCGATGGACCGCCCGCGCTCGTTCCGCGACGAACAGGTGAGGGGCGTGTTCAGCGCACTCACGCACGAGCACACGTTCGAGCGGGATGGCGACGGGACCGTGATGGTCGACGAGGTGCGGTTCGAGCCACCCTTCGGCCCGCTGGGACCGCTCGTCGAGCCAGTCGCCGAGCACCGACTCC of the Haloglomus salinum genome contains:
- the pyrB gene encoding aspartate carbamoyltransferase, which encodes MRHDHLISARQLSRGDVEAVLDRAAEFDAGERVARDDDLLGLLFFEPSTRTKMSFDTAMKRLGGDTVDMGTVESSSVKKGESLADTVRVVAGYADALVLRHPSEGAAKLASEFVDVPVINAGDGAGQHPTQTLLDLYTIRENAGLDDITVGIMGDLKYGRTVHSLAGALTEFDVRQHFISPESLRLPKNVRYDLHEAGADVREHTELGGVLPELDVLYVTRIQRERFPDENEYRQVAGEYRIDAETLDAARDDLTVMHPLPRVDEIAPDVDETEYATYFDQAHNGVPVRMALLDMMLPGDGGDGR
- a CDS encoding RAD55 family ATPase, translating into MADRLRTGIEVLDRKLDGGIPAGSIVALTADPASQAELFLYELTATRGTLYISLDRTGDAVTDSIANSPTATGSPTVRDVAGEAPLDNAAKLVSALPESSNLIVDPLNILESQEPARFRNFMNELQNHIYNTGSLALLHCLDGHYIPDLRDTTLHMSDIVFDLKTIESGDNIENRLAVPKFRGGRALNDIIKLELSEEVAIDTSRDIA
- a CDS encoding DUF488 family protein, N3 subclade; translated protein: MTGTLDETYVAALQHDLVEPGDATLVGVVRRPTGWFRAATDENRPALGPPEALLEEAKDRTEELKRRGMCDEGAHNAAWEETDFARRYREFLDADDTAHDALDNLAARVDDGEDVWLVCFEGDGKRCHRHTLLAYLREQF
- a CDS encoding TlpA family protein disulfide reductase — translated: MVDQRNEATEPAGDRLETMRPNPAWDEESYADAVETLAALPGDTVVKVWGGDWCKDCRKQLPDFGAALEAAGITGDRVEHHPVEKAEDGSKVGPQVEAYDIELIPTVVVEAGDGEELARFVEEEPVPIVVALAEQLGSRDS
- a CDS encoding thioredoxin domain-containing protein; translated protein: MPTVDRNRLDDAASPYLQQHADNPVNWQPWDDEALAAAREQDVPIFLSIGYSACHWCHVMEEESFEDEEVAEVLNESFVPIKVDREERPDIDSLYITVCQLVRGQAGWPLSVFLTPEGKPFYVGTYFPKEPKRGQPGFLQLLRDVRENWSDPAEREDIEDRAEQWAAAARGELEAVPDQPAESPDADFLDVAASAALRSADREHGGFGRGQKFPQPGRLHVLLRAHQRTGRGPYRAVVEETLVAMANRGLYDHLGGGFHRYCTDRSWTVPHFEKMLYDNAEIPRAFLAGYQVTGDERYAEVVRETFDFLDAEMRHPEGGFYATLDARSPPLDHREGGAGEVEEGAFYAWTPDEIRNALDEYGDHDDLDADLCCDRFGVTEPGNFEAGLSVLTLATSVPALADEHGLDEAAARERLDAATGTLQAARSDRPRPRRDEKVLAGWNGLAVAALAEGALVLEDDRWADLATDALAFVHERLWDPEGVPAAGADADADDTVGRLQRRWKDGDAGIDGYLEDYAFLGRGALACYEATGDVEHLAFALDLARCIEDSFWDAEQGTLYFTPAGGESLVARPQELGDSSTPSSAGVATRLLAALDGFVDHDRFGEVAASVVGTHATTLEENPLKHPTLTLAADDVAVGPLELTVAGDLPEAWRTTLATTYLPERLLARRPAADGALGDWLDTLGVDAAPPIWAGREARDGEPTVYACRSRTCSPPTHDLAEALEWAADLGPGSED
- a CDS encoding esterase/lipase family protein, which gives rise to MSLANGSQTWPFSADLRANLRELKRARRHGGCHVECDRERGNATRLPWNTGGLYGGWGGHAHHGTEPGTERTPVVFVHGNQRDACDWEAHAEFFLQRGYLGDELWAVTFRDGSPSHREMAASLADFVDQVRNETGADEVSVVAHSLGVTGVRWWLSEYDEHDHVDSMVGLAGANHGSVLNRWADRAGMSDGTYKMSPFLRDDYHRDEDHPLARLNADETPGDVDYYTLRGTEDPLFWGCPESPELEGATNVALETDHDGVRTDRRARELVFEWVAGEHPYDLTLQVGLPDGATRSDDR
- the purD gene encoding phosphoribosylamine--glycine ligase, with the translated sequence MSTSKHERVLLVGGGGREHAVARAVDRAQDATLYACASNRNPGIDALAEEYHLVEAETDPDAVVGVAQDVGATLAVVGPEAPLQAGVTDALDEAGIYAFAPKADEARIETDKRFQREFMRDEDIPGCPAFEAFEDADEAADYVASVDHDVAVKPRGLTGGKGVRVTGDQLTQSEAVDYVRESDYDEWVVEERLVGEEFTVQAFVANGSVRTSPAVQDHKRAYEGDEGPNTGGMGSYTDASFELPFMTGADYDAAVEVIEAVVEALPDYKGILYGQFMLTAEGPKVVEFNARFGDPEAMNTLPVLETDFVDLLRDARAGTELPELAFDAQATVCKYAVPDGYPTDPEAGAEVRIDEASAADVGAQLFYASVDARDDGIFTTTSRSFAVVGVADTIAAAEELAEAALAEAGEEGLRVRHDIGTADLVQSRIDHMNELRGE
- a CDS encoding DEAD/DEAH box helicase, with translation MTDSQEEADSDPDGDESPEEPHADFPIDAFYDLLEDRERPVVTATEVATALDCSHATAEDALAELVAEGRVERQSVENDPVVFYPTDWKETQGRERTVVFPNRREVIIDQPSQFTRAQLSTFARLEDVNGERGYRYVVREDDIWRAPQETFEGLQRSMRQALGGQYEALEEWAEGQWERARKFRLYTHDEGYVVLAAASADLLGNVAEQHLEEGVLRARIDDTEAWVAEDRTAEVKRALYEAGYPVLDERSLDEGDTLPMDLHLQLRDYQNDWVKRFISKGSGVLVGPPGSGKTVAAMGIMAAIEGETLILVPSRELASQWHDELLTQTSLTEEQVGEYHGGRKEVRPVTIATYQTAGMDRHRHLFDDRKWGLIVYDEVHHIPAPIARRSAQLQTKHRLGLSASPIREDEKEDEIFTLVGPPVGTNWEALFEAGYVAEPEVEIRFVPWASDLHEDEYAAEHGHERRMVAATNPAKAAEIAAIRRDHVGEKTLIFVEYIDQGNRLADELDIPFVSGETPHARRRKLFEEFRTGPRDALIVSRVGDEGIDLPGAEVAIAASGLGGSRRQGAQRAGRTMRPVGKARMYVLATRGTKEEEFARQRTRHLAAKGVRVRERDSVAWSFEAGEATQVEDRDASAED
- a CDS encoding SRPBCC family protein encodes the protein MGHVHRRTRIAAPRERVFDLARHVEAHVATMPEEEAVEGTGLLELGDRVTFRQRQFGVPFELTAEVVAMDRPRSFRDEQVRGVFSALTHEHTFERDGDGTVMVDEVRFEPPFGPLGPLVEPVAEHRLRQLVDYHAEALRRVAEGDDWRRFLE